One stretch of Methyloversatilis sp. RAC08 DNA includes these proteins:
- a CDS encoding C40 family peptidase, protein MRRIPLNRICLCAALALAAALPLAARAEPVEQAPTGFSLDDLSGDRVAEHAAAAAGAVTDLLDSGFALLGIRYRFGGNNPQTGFDCSGFVRHVFSDALGVLLPRTAVEMARVGARVGREDLQPGDLVFFNTLSRTFSHVGIYMGDDKFLHANSRGGGVRIDDMTGRYWARRFNGARRIDVDSQGATALR, encoded by the coding sequence ATGCGTCGAATACCCCTGAACCGGATATGCCTTTGTGCCGCACTGGCTCTGGCTGCCGCACTTCCCCTCGCCGCACGTGCCGAACCGGTAGAACAGGCGCCGACAGGCTTTTCGCTGGATGACCTGTCCGGCGATCGGGTGGCGGAACATGCCGCCGCTGCCGCAGGTGCGGTCACCGATCTGCTCGACAGCGGTTTCGCGCTGCTCGGCATCCGCTACCGCTTCGGCGGCAACAACCCGCAAACCGGTTTCGATTGCAGCGGCTTCGTGCGTCATGTGTTTTCCGACGCACTGGGCGTGCTGCTGCCGCGAACGGCCGTTGAAATGGCGCGCGTCGGTGCCCGCGTCGGGCGCGAAGACCTGCAGCCGGGCGATCTGGTGTTCTTCAACACGCTGAGCCGCACCTTTTCCCACGTCGGCATCTACATGGGTGACGACAAGTTCCTGCATGCCAATTCGCGCGGCGGCGGCGTGCGCATCGACGACATGACCGGCCGCTACTGGGCGCGCCGATTCAATGGCGCCCGGCGCATCGACGTCGACAGTCAGGGCGCGACCGCACTCCGCTGA
- a CDS encoding DUF2325 domain-containing protein produces the protein MDAVLVGADRLGNIPDVLAEFGLKIGHHITGREPKHQRSAPRLPGGTELVILFTDFLGHNVMKAFREAAREQGVPVVACRRSVCALKQALEGCGAVRCAQCPKAQRSAVAP, from the coding sequence ATGGATGCCGTACTCGTGGGCGCCGACCGGCTCGGAAACATTCCGGACGTACTGGCTGAATTCGGATTGAAGATCGGTCATCACATCACCGGGCGAGAGCCGAAACACCAGCGCTCGGCGCCGCGCCTGCCGGGCGGCACCGAACTGGTCATTCTGTTCACCGACTTTCTCGGTCACAACGTGATGAAGGCCTTCCGCGAAGCGGCGCGCGAGCAGGGGGTGCCTGTCGTGGCATGCCGGCGGTCGGTGTGCGCGCTGAAGCAGGCGCTGGAAGGGTGCGGGGCCGTGCGCTGCGCGCAGTGCCCGAAGGCTCAGCGGAGTGCGGTCGCGCCCTGA